DNA sequence from the Desulfobotulus pelophilus genome:
AAACCGGCAGAGAATCCGCCACCGCTGCTTGTAACGCATAAAATAAAGGTGACATACCCACACCTTTCCACATCCCCTGCTCTGTCATTCCGCCTGAAAAAGATAAAAGGGGCCTGTCCCCTTTTATCCGCCAAGCCCGAAACTTGAGCTCCACAACTCTCGTATAAGAGCAGTTATCGCTTCTATGGCAGGCTCATGCTTCCGTTCTTCAAGCCATGCCAGGGAAAGATTGATTTGAAAATTCTTTTTGTCCCAGATAAATGCCGCCCCTTCTTTTTCCGCCTCCCTTGCGTCGTTTTCAAGCACCAGTGCAAGCCCGATCCCCGCCCGTACCAGATTTCTGCAGGTTATCTCGTCATCGACCACAACTGATTGGCAAAGGCTTAGCCGTTTCCGGGAGAGAATCGTATTGGCAACCTTTCGGAATGAACAATCAGGGGAGGCCCAGATCCATGGATAATCCGAAAGCTCGCTCAAGCTTGCGGAAGTGAGGCTTTCCTTCCATTCCAAAGGGGCAATGATCATCAGGTCCAGTGTTTTCAGCCGACACAGTTCAACCCCCGCGGGATTGTCATTACCGAAATAAAATCCGACATCGATCTCCCTTTCCTCCAAGGCGTTAATCAAGATAGCGCTGAGACAGTACTCAAGTTTGATCATCAGTCCGGGATATAAAGAGAATATTTTCAATACGGTTTCGGGTATACGCAGAAAAGCGCCATTGGAGGAATACCCCATACGGAATCTCCCGGTCGGCTTTTTCCCCGAAACCCTAGCGGAGTCGACGAAGGATTCAACCGATAAAAGCAGCTTTTCCGCTTCTGTTTTCAGGCGTCGTCCTTCCTCGGTCAGCTCCATGCCTCTTGGCGTCCTATTAAAAAGGCACACACTCAACTCTTCTTCCAATGCCTTTATGTGCGTACTCACCGCAGGCGGACTGATGAAAAGGCGCCTGGAGGCTTTGGTGAGGTGCTGCTCTTCCGCAACCGCTACAAACGTCTTGAGGTGATAAAGTTCCATTTTTCATTCTCATTTAACATTCTAAAATAAAGCATTCCATTATTACGAATGGATTTTCGGATTGCCGTCTAGTAATAACGAAGGCCATTAATATGGCCGAGAAACGGACTCAAAAGTCTCTTATATAGAAATCACAAGCACAATGGTGAGCAAAAGAATATACTGCTATTCAAACAATTACAAGTCATTATCATTTTTAGTTTCGCCCCAATCGGACCTCGGAATACCGAATAAGCGATTGCTTTTCCCAAAATCCCTATAAATTGCAAGATAAGATTAGCTCTATGGGTGAAAAAAGTTAGAAAGGTAAATAATATGACTTCGATGCCGGAT
Encoded proteins:
- a CDS encoding LysR family transcriptional regulator — protein: MELYHLKTFVAVAEEQHLTKASRRLFISPPAVSTHIKALEEELSVCLFNRTPRGMELTEEGRRLKTEAEKLLLSVESFVDSARVSGKKPTGRFRMGYSSNGAFLRIPETVLKIFSLYPGLMIKLEYCLSAILINALEEREIDVGFYFGNDNPAGVELCRLKTLDLMIIAPLEWKESLTSASLSELSDYPWIWASPDCSFRKVANTILSRKRLSLCQSVVVDDEITCRNLVRAGIGLALVLENDAREAEKEGAAFIWDKKNFQINLSLAWLEERKHEPAIEAITALIRELWSSSFGLGG